A portion of the Streptococcus urinalis 2285-97 genome contains these proteins:
- a CDS encoding type II toxin-antitoxin system YafQ family toxin, translating into MLQLVTTNQFRKDVKRAKKRGLNLKKLEAVLDPLQKEETLDEKHRDHALVGNYMGFRECHIEPDWLLVYAIDKGQLILTASRTGSHSDLF; encoded by the coding sequence ATGTTACAACTCGTTACGACCAATCAATTCCGTAAAGATGTCAAGCGTGCAAAAAAGCGTGGACTCAACCTCAAGAAATTAGAAGCCGTGTTGGACCCATTACAGAAGGAAGAAACTCTCGATGAAAAACACAGAGACCATGCCCTTGTTGGAAATTATATGGGATTTAGAGAGTGCCACATTGAACCTGACTGGCTTTTAGTTTATGCCATAGATAAGGGACAACTTATTCTGACAGCATCAAGAACTGGTTCTCACTCCGACTTATTCTAA
- a CDS encoding HNH endonuclease: MPRRPSTPCKQNGCPNLVSYGNKYCDDHKSNYVLDVKSTKAKGYNARWNKARLRYLKVHPLCVYCQAKGRLTKAMVVDHIIPHRGDQDLFWNQSNWQALCKSCHDRKTKTTDRYQVYRY; this comes from the coding sequence ATGCCACGTCGACCAAGCACCCCTTGTAAGCAGAACGGTTGCCCGAATCTTGTGTCCTATGGAAACAAATACTGTGATGACCACAAAAGTAACTACGTACTGGATGTCAAATCAACCAAAGCCAAGGGTTATAACGCTCGCTGGAATAAGGCACGGCTTCGTTACCTCAAGGTGCATCCACTTTGTGTCTATTGTCAAGCTAAAGGAAGGTTAACCAAGGCAATGGTGGTTGACCACATCATTCCTCACCGAGGAGACCAAGATCTTTTTTGGAATCAATCCAACTGGCAAGCTCTCTGTAAATCTTGTCACGATAGAAAGACCAAGACGACTGACCGATATCAAGTTTATAGATATTGA
- a CDS encoding methionine adenosyltransferase domain-containing protein, with translation MIFTSEQVSSGHPDKLCDQISDAIVTECLKHDKNSRVAVETLIKDNQVVVAGEVSTKYYFNLEGIVKKVLEPYGMRDVMVTNLLGVQSPDIAQGVDKGSAGDQGIMFGYATDETPEFLPLPYVLATRVLEKLTNLGHPALGKDPSKVDRSAAYMARKIAKDFVREGYAKRCEVQLAYAIGVAEPVGVYVNTFGTSDYPLEQLVGVVRERYDLTPQGIIKELNLLDVDYTKTTCLGHFTKPYLPWEQ, from the coding sequence ATGATTTTTACCAGTGAACAAGTATCAAGTGGACACCCAGACAAGCTCTGTGACCAAATCTCAGATGCTATTGTGACGGAATGTCTCAAGCACGATAAGAACAGCCGTGTGGCGGTTGAAACCTTAATCAAAGATAACCAAGTGGTTGTTGCAGGAGAAGTCTCAACAAAGTACTACTTTAACCTCGAAGGGATTGTCAAAAAAGTCCTGGAACCTTATGGCATGAGAGATGTCATGGTGACGAATTTGCTTGGAGTTCAAAGCCCAGACATCGCTCAAGGTGTGGATAAGGGTAGTGCAGGTGACCAAGGGATTATGTTTGGTTATGCGACCGATGAAACCCCTGAGTTCTTACCACTTCCTTATGTGCTTGCGACTCGAGTGCTTGAAAAGTTAACCAACCTTGGTCACCCTGCCTTGGGGAAAGATCCAAGCAAGGTCGATCGTTCAGCCGCCTACATGGCACGGAAGATTGCCAAGGACTTTGTCCGTGAAGGTTATGCTAAACGTTGTGAAGTACAACTGGCTTACGCCATTGGTGTGGCAGAACCAGTTGGTGTTTATGTGAACACCTTTGGGACAAGTGATTATCCTCTTGAACAACTAGTAGGAGTGGTTCGTGAACGCTACGACCTAACCCCACAAGGGATTATCAAGGAGCTGAACCTCTTGGACGTGGACTACACCAAGACCACTTGCCTTGGGCATTTCACCAAGCCTTATCTTCCTTGGGAGCAGTAA
- a CDS encoding DEAD/DEAH box helicase, with amino-acid sequence MKLNLHEYQEITKDFIIRTPYAAVILDMGMGKTATTLSAINELMFDRYEVSKVLVIAPLRVANTVWSDEIEQWKELRHLRYAKIVGTPKQRRAALEKDADIYIVNRENLPWLVEQCSPYFKWDMVVIDELSSFKSWQSKRFKAFMAMRPYMKRIVGLTGTPSSNGLMDLFAEFKVIDGGERLGRFIGEYRSRYFDEGRRNGNIVYEYIPMDYAECQIYDKIDDITISMKAMDYLDMPELISTKRLVYLTDKEKSDYKQFKKDYVLADLADGEVTAANAASLSNKLVQMANGAVYSDDHQVVSLHDQKIDALEDIIEAANGEPVLVVYWFKHDLQRIEERLAKLKVNGTVLKTEEDICEWNKGKISVGLLHPASSGHGLNLQKGGHHLVWFGLTWSLELYQQTNARLWRQGQQAETVVIQHIVAEGTIDEEILKALENKDAQQSRLIESVKAQVGGTDG; translated from the coding sequence ATGAAATTGAATTTACATGAGTATCAAGAAATCACCAAGGACTTCATCATAAGGACACCTTATGCGGCAGTCATCCTAGACATGGGGATGGGAAAGACTGCCACAACCTTATCAGCCATCAACGAGCTGATGTTTGACCGTTATGAGGTCTCAAAGGTCTTGGTGATTGCGCCCCTTCGTGTCGCAAACACGGTGTGGAGTGATGAGATTGAGCAGTGGAAGGAACTAAGACACCTCCGCTATGCCAAGATTGTGGGAACACCAAAACAAAGGCGAGCTGCTCTTGAAAAAGATGCGGACATCTACATTGTCAACCGTGAGAACCTCCCCTGGCTGGTGGAACAATGTAGCCCCTACTTCAAGTGGGATATGGTGGTTATTGATGAACTCTCGTCGTTCAAATCTTGGCAGTCCAAACGCTTTAAGGCCTTCATGGCCATGCGTCCTTACATGAAACGTATCGTTGGGTTGACTGGTACACCGAGTTCAAATGGACTTATGGATTTGTTCGCAGAGTTCAAGGTTATTGATGGTGGGGAACGTTTGGGACGGTTCATCGGAGAATACCGTAGTCGATACTTTGACGAGGGTCGTAGGAACGGCAATATTGTCTACGAGTATATCCCAATGGATTATGCGGAGTGTCAAATCTATGACAAGATTGACGACATCACCATTTCCATGAAAGCTATGGATTATCTGGACATGCCTGAATTGATATCGACCAAGAGGCTAGTTTATCTTACTGACAAAGAAAAATCTGATTACAAGCAGTTCAAGAAAGATTACGTACTTGCAGACCTTGCAGACGGTGAAGTGACAGCTGCCAATGCGGCAAGCCTTTCAAATAAGCTGGTGCAGATGGCAAATGGTGCCGTCTACTCAGATGACCATCAAGTGGTGAGCCTACATGACCAGAAAATCGATGCTCTGGAAGATATCATTGAAGCTGCCAACGGTGAGCCAGTTCTTGTTGTTTATTGGTTCAAACATGACCTTCAGCGTATCGAGGAACGTTTGGCAAAACTCAAGGTTAATGGTACAGTCCTTAAAACTGAGGAGGATATCTGTGAGTGGAATAAGGGGAAAATTTCTGTCGGCTTATTACATCCAGCTAGTAGCGGACATGGTCTAAACCTTCAAAAGGGCGGTCATCACTTGGTTTGGTTCGGTTTGACTTGGTCTTTGGAACTCTACCAACAAACCAACGCTCGTCTGTGGCGACAAGGGCAACAAGCAGAAACAGTGGTCATTCAACATATTGTAGCGGAAGGCACTATTGACGAGGAAATCCTCAAAGCACTGGAAAACAAAGATGCTCAACAGTCACGGCTGATTGAATCCGTCAAAGCACAAGTAGGAGGAACGGATGGATAA
- a CDS encoding VRR-NUC domain-containing protein, translated as MREKVVERKLVSEVKKRGGICPKWVSPSFAGVPDRLVFLPKGSFGMVEVKAPSGKPRLLQMTRHRMFDRLGFKVHVLDSIEKIGEVLDEIEFT; from the coding sequence ATGCGAGAAAAAGTTGTTGAGAGAAAGTTAGTGAGTGAAGTGAAAAAGCGTGGTGGAATTTGTCCCAAATGGGTGTCGCCTTCGTTTGCCGGAGTTCCAGATAGGTTGGTGTTTTTACCCAAGGGTAGTTTTGGCATGGTGGAAGTAAAAGCCCCTAGCGGAAAGCCACGCTTGTTACAAATGACAAGGCACAGGATGTTTGACCGATTGGGCTTCAAGGTTCATGTGCTTGACAGTATTGAGAAGATTGGAGAAGTGCTAGATGAAATTGAATTTACATGA
- a CDS encoding phage/plasmid primase, P4 family: MQFTLSHSGQTGIQTTTVYPHQVMISDKTTLQKVALFDHVAGLFTNNTRSNANFITSDVLVMDIDNDHTDNSDEWVTEELLKELFADYNFALVTSRNHMVQKGDKAARPKFHIYFQINEVTDKDTYALLKEELVNHYGFFDTNAKDAARFFFGNPNAQVLWHDSWLTIDEDLFDATTTSDDEEDFDADFYQPPTGPITEGSRNSTMSVFAAKILKRLGVTKEARDGFDEQALKCVPPLEKAELATIWGSAVRFYNKTIKNSKDYKSPEEFQRESLKPDDYSDVGEAGVLAREYANKLAYTNATDYLFYDGTHWRENKQLALGAVVHFTDAQLAEANTFLEATEKQLQSSGIDDMTIKAGGKRLENAVETPLQLKYLKAYLVAKEFHKFVMKHRDYKNLMAVYNTAKPMLTVELSELDSDDMLLNTPKATYDLRKGTKGQQAHNPDDYITKMTAVSPSDKGHDLWQETLATFFCNDQELIDYVQEIIGMAAIGKVYQEHMIIAYGGGANGKSTFWNTIARVLGSYSGKLSADALTMSNKRNVSPELAELKGKRLVIASEMAEGMRLNTAVVKQITSTDEIQAEKKYKDPFHFVPSHTLVLYTNHLPKVGANDDGTWRRLVVIPFNAKITGRSDIKNFADYLYDHAAPAIMSWIIEGAEKAIQANFKTRIPAAVSNSVKAYREANDWLGHFLSDCCEVGNQLTEKSGELYSQYRAYCAKNMEYTRSTTDFYSALDQTGFRRKRTSKGNLILGLKLVDDDYDFLD, translated from the coding sequence ATGCAATTTACCTTATCTCATTCAGGACAGACGGGTATTCAAACGACAACGGTCTATCCTCATCAAGTAATGATTTCAGACAAAACAACTCTCCAAAAGGTAGCACTCTTTGACCATGTGGCTGGCTTGTTTACAAACAACACTCGCTCCAATGCCAACTTCATCACCTCAGATGTACTGGTCATGGACATTGATAATGACCATACGGACAACTCTGATGAGTGGGTAACTGAGGAATTGCTTAAAGAACTCTTTGCGGATTACAACTTTGCTTTAGTGACCAGTCGAAACCATATGGTTCAAAAAGGAGATAAGGCTGCGAGACCAAAATTCCATATCTACTTCCAAATCAATGAAGTCACGGATAAAGACACCTATGCCTTACTAAAAGAAGAACTTGTTAATCACTATGGTTTCTTTGATACCAATGCCAAGGATGCGGCCCGTTTCTTTTTTGGAAATCCCAACGCACAAGTCCTATGGCACGACTCTTGGTTGACCATTGATGAGGATTTATTCGATGCTACGACGACTTCAGATGATGAAGAGGACTTTGATGCAGATTTCTATCAGCCACCAACAGGGCCAATCACTGAAGGTAGCCGTAACTCAACCATGTCAGTTTTTGCGGCGAAGATTCTTAAGCGATTAGGTGTTACAAAGGAAGCACGAGACGGCTTTGATGAACAAGCTCTCAAATGTGTTCCCCCTCTTGAGAAGGCGGAGCTTGCCACCATTTGGGGAAGTGCTGTTCGGTTTTATAACAAAACCATCAAAAACTCCAAAGATTATAAGTCACCAGAAGAGTTTCAAAGGGAATCACTAAAACCTGATGACTATTCAGATGTTGGTGAAGCTGGGGTTCTTGCTAGAGAGTATGCCAATAAACTAGCCTACACCAATGCGACAGACTATCTTTTCTACGATGGAACACACTGGCGTGAGAATAAGCAGCTAGCATTAGGGGCGGTTGTACACTTTACCGATGCTCAACTTGCGGAAGCAAATACCTTTTTAGAAGCAACAGAGAAACAACTTCAATCTTCAGGTATTGATGACATGACCATCAAGGCAGGAGGGAAACGTCTAGAAAATGCTGTTGAGACACCTCTACAGTTGAAATATCTCAAAGCCTATCTTGTGGCTAAAGAGTTCCACAAATTTGTCATGAAACACCGTGACTATAAGAATTTAATGGCTGTTTACAATACAGCCAAGCCTATGCTTACGGTTGAATTATCAGAGTTGGATAGTGATGACATGTTGCTTAACACTCCTAAAGCTACCTATGATTTGCGAAAAGGAACAAAAGGGCAACAAGCTCACAATCCAGATGACTACATTACTAAAATGACAGCAGTCTCTCCTAGTGACAAAGGTCACGATTTGTGGCAGGAAACCTTGGCTACCTTTTTCTGTAACGACCAAGAATTGATTGACTATGTTCAAGAAATCATTGGAATGGCCGCAATCGGTAAGGTTTATCAGGAACATATGATTATTGCCTATGGTGGTGGCGCAAACGGCAAGTCTACCTTTTGGAATACCATCGCTCGTGTGCTAGGAAGCTACTCTGGGAAATTATCGGCTGATGCCTTAACCATGTCTAACAAGCGAAACGTGAGTCCTGAGCTTGCGGAGCTTAAAGGGAAGCGTCTCGTAATTGCTTCTGAGATGGCAGAAGGGATGCGACTTAATACGGCTGTTGTGAAGCAGATTACCTCAACGGATGAAATCCAAGCTGAGAAGAAGTACAAGGATCCTTTCCACTTTGTGCCATCACATACGCTAGTTCTTTACACCAATCATTTGCCTAAAGTGGGAGCGAACGATGATGGTACTTGGCGACGTTTGGTGGTTATTCCTTTTAACGCCAAAATCACTGGTCGCTCTGATATCAAGAACTTTGCGGATTATTTGTACGACCATGCAGCACCAGCTATTATGTCTTGGATTATTGAAGGGGCAGAAAAAGCCATCCAGGCAAACTTCAAGACAAGGATTCCAGCTGCCGTCTCGAATTCCGTTAAGGCCTACCGAGAAGCCAATGATTGGTTAGGGCACTTCCTTAGTGACTGTTGCGAAGTTGGTAACCAGTTGACAGAAAAATCTGGAGAACTCTACAGTCAGTACCGTGCCTACTGTGCCAAAAATATGGAGTACACGCGCAGCACGACAGATTTTTATTCTGCCCTGGATCAGACAGGATTTAGACGTAAACGTACCAGTAAAGGCAACCTCATTCTAGGTTTGAAATTGGTTGATGATGACTATGATTTCCTAGACTAG
- a CDS encoding DUF2800 domain-containing protein — MTNHAILSASASHRWLNCPPSVRLTEDMPDVTLEFALEGSDAHELCAYLIEKALGRKVRDPTKDLSFYNEEMQNCAEEYRNYVMEQVEKAKGYSRDPTVLVEQRLDFSKWVPEGFGTGDCLIVADGLLQVIDYKHGLGVLVDADHNPQMMCYALGALEMFVGLYDFDKVTMTIFQPRKNHISTFEIDKVELLDWAENELSPKAELAFKGEGEMTSGKHCQFCKLKNVCRKRAEDNLALAKMEFANPATLDYEDIAEILPKLDLLVSWANDVKAYALKEATEGYNIPGYKLVEGRSVRKFSDEVAVSQAVIEAGFDPYEKKLLTITAMTKLLGKKTFNDLLGGLIVKPSGKPTLVPLDDSRQEMNLATNEFKED, encoded by the coding sequence ATGACTAACCATGCCATCCTGTCTGCTTCTGCCTCACACCGTTGGCTCAACTGTCCACCGTCCGTTCGATTGACGGAAGACATGCCAGATGTGACCTTAGAGTTTGCTCTTGAAGGATCAGACGCTCACGAGCTATGTGCTTATCTTATTGAGAAGGCATTGGGTAGGAAGGTGCGTGATCCAACTAAGGACTTATCCTTCTACAATGAAGAAATGCAAAACTGTGCCGAGGAATATCGCAACTACGTCATGGAGCAAGTTGAGAAAGCTAAAGGCTACTCTCGTGACCCAACAGTTCTGGTTGAGCAACGACTGGACTTCTCTAAATGGGTACCTGAAGGCTTTGGAACAGGCGACTGTCTGATTGTAGCAGACGGACTGCTTCAAGTTATCGACTACAAACACGGACTTGGCGTTTTAGTTGATGCAGACCACAACCCACAGATGATGTGCTACGCTCTTGGAGCTCTGGAGATGTTTGTTGGGCTCTATGATTTTGACAAAGTCACTATGACCATCTTTCAACCACGGAAGAACCACATCTCCACCTTTGAGATAGATAAGGTTGAACTGCTTGATTGGGCGGAAAACGAACTCTCACCCAAAGCTGAACTTGCCTTCAAAGGGGAAGGGGAGATGACCTCCGGTAAACACTGTCAGTTCTGTAAGCTCAAGAATGTCTGTCGCAAACGTGCAGAGGATAACTTGGCACTCGCCAAGATGGAATTTGCGAACCCTGCTACTCTAGACTATGAGGATATTGCAGAGATTTTACCTAAACTGGACTTGCTGGTTTCGTGGGCAAATGATGTCAAAGCCTATGCTTTGAAAGAAGCAACTGAAGGATACAATATTCCAGGCTACAAACTGGTAGAAGGACGTTCCGTTCGTAAGTTTTCAGACGAAGTTGCCGTCAGTCAAGCTGTGATTGAAGCTGGCTTTGACCCTTACGAAAAGAAACTCCTAACTATCACTGCCATGACTAAACTCCTTGGCAAGAAAACCTTTAATGACCTACTTGGTGGTCTGATTGTAAAACCAAGCGGTAAACCGACACTCGTTCCTCTTGATGATAGTCGTCAAGAGATGAACCTAGCAACAAATGAATTTAAAGAGGACTAA